The genomic interval tacgaaagtactatccgagatatcctggtcgagtatacattcttatatgtgttgcatgattatgtggtgcattgatatatgtcatatgatgcatgctattatgtcacgctgtatgatgcatgttgcatttcatgttgagccgtatctccttcgagatagcctttactgttgagctgtatctctttcgagataagctatatcttgtggggccgctcagccctgtcttgtcttgtggacgcatggacaccgagagtacacagtggccgacgggtcgggagggcttcggtgatccgggacatttttggtccacgtctgttcttgtagtggatgcagtgacccagaggagtaccgcgcggcactatccacttggcgcctctagactgagcattttgagatcctttgttactcctgtttcttgactaccctggtatcatatcatagcatgtgcatttcatataggcttgtatactcatgcttttgtactgggcgttcttatcgctcacgtcctcggttttgtttatcttggacaccccattccctcggggcaggcctcaggttggatggctcaggaagagcaggaggaggacagtgagtagctggttggtttagttttcagtactattctatttcgatatggttgtaccgaatatattttgagttgttctgttttcgattgggttgtataactattgtcgttggccataattccgctgttatctctgattattattaattaagttaagtgcatgcttagtttcttgattagtaggtgattctggaacgggtcactacagtctgcatgacaacaggtgggacaagataaGGGTCAaaaagagaacgaggctggactagatagcgtggagatccgggcttcggaagcaacttaggattcagtactgatatgtaattgaacctagttgaattattgtagataacatcagattgtatatttatgtttaatatgtaatttgaatttaattacattacgtttccgctgtgtaatttagaaaaaaattttagaccctgtttattatacttgatcatttattcttaaaaacgattaaggaatggattagcgtccgggtccccacataattAGAACTAGTACAACCACGCACGCGTTGCGTGCTTGTACgatatgtttttataatttatttgatttatatttaaatgagaatcaaaatatatttataagaaataatgagtggctacattataattttgatatatgaactaaaaaataaattaaaaaagaataaaaaagacCCAAGCAAAAATTGAACATACAACCTCATGATTAAGAAACATAGGCTTTATCCACTAAACTACATGTGActtacttttattttttaacactttattaatatatataattagtaatGTAGAGAGTGGGGGTGAAGGGTATTTtaggtattttaaaaaacagaccaaggaagttactctaacctactcagccttaataaatagtaagagaTTAGCAATTTCTTATATTACTTTGTATtaacataaacatatttataaaatgttttaaattatattaaagtgATCAAAGTTATAGAGTAACTAAACACTATTTCATATATAaacttttataaatttattttaaaaacttaaCAAAATACTTTATAATTTCATTAGTATTAAGTACAATAATATTAAATCAttcttatattaaattaatttaaattatattataaatactAACCttgaaatatttcaaaaatcacaatatcatatttattatttttttatttttctaactGTTTTTTAATATCGCGATTAATATTACAAATATACTATTTAACTAAATTATACATAATCATATATTGTTAAAgaacaaaattataattacattaatataataaaaataatacaaacaaaatattaaaaaaagtaCTTAAATTACCTTCTCAGACGTAATTATACGGAACTTGTAATAATATCTCCGGACGGTGCTAATATCTGAAATAAACGAAaagtattataaaaaaatacacAAAGAAAATACTAAttcttaatatataattataatattatcaacGAAATTAAACATTACCTCTTGATATATCTTCAAATGAAAAAGATGATCAACAAATAATATTAACTGAAGTCGAATCAGAAAGATGATTTCTCATATTAATCGGATACACCAAACAGGTGAAGAACAAATAATTTCGTATATGAAAATGAAATGAGAGGGGGAGTACACGGTAATTGAAGGTGAGAGCATATTTAAGCGGGGAGAACACGGAGCGGACACGGATTCAAAGAATCCGTGACAGCCTaccttttccttttttttaaaaatttttaatttttttttaaaaaaaaaacaaatgagAATCCGGTATAGGTAGTTGCGGATTGTACTACTTTTGTATACTTTCCTATTCTGCAATATTTTTATaacgatttttaaaaattataatatttttgaaaaaaacccGATCTAAATATggcctctctctctctctacaaAGTATTCCGTAGCCTTGTCACTCTTCTTTTGGTCCAAAATTTATTTGTTTGATCTGTTCTCTACTTAATTCAAACAAATATTTATCATATTCTCTTGCACATAATTAATCcatacagatgatattgattcaAAACCATCTCAAGATAAAAcccaaatatatataaatatatatctaaTAGGTGAATTTCACATCATCTATACTTACATAAGTGTGCACAGTTAATGTACAATTTATCAaaaactcatatatatatatatatgttatttcTTTAAGTTGCACTAGATAAAACTCAAGTTAACGCAATTACTTACAAATCATGCTAAATAAATCTGTACATCTAAGAAAGTTAGTAGAATATTTGAACTCATGATGAATGACTCATCCGTTACACCCGTTTGGACAATGCTTGTGGCAACATTCTAcgctgttattattattattatataacaaTACGTatacaaaagaaaatgaaacttTCTTTAATCTTTCTTCACCTAACAATCATCATTCATCCAAGAGGGACCATTATAGCAAAAAAAGCCATGAAAAGGACAGAATAAATTTGAAGGAAATGATTTCTGTCCTTGCAGGCTCCATCATCCTTTGAGGGTCTCATTCTCCTTTCGCCATTTTGTTCTCTTCCGTTTGTTGTTTTCTTCCATTGAGGTATATTTTTGCTTCACTGAAACACAGAATCTGGAGAGACTCACTGGTTGCCCCTGATCAGTGGGAAAATGGTGGGTCCGAGTCGGCCCCAGATTGTTCTGTTCGGGTCGTCCATTGTGCAGATGAGCTTCCACGTCGGAGGCTGGGGAGCCATTCTTGCTGATCTCTATAGTAGGAAGGTATTCTTAGTACCCTTCTTCACTTGTTATAATTCTTAGCATCGGTACCGTGCTCGCTTTCATCTTCTCCGATTCTCATCCCTCTATTCTTTTCAAAAAAAGGTTCAACTTTCTAGTTTCCTTGAGCTACGATTTGTGATGTATTTAGGACAAAAGATGCCTTTTCCCCTTGATGTATCATGGGACATTTGGACACCCTGTCTAATAAGTTCAATCGAAATTGAGGTGGGCTCGGCAGTACTAGTAGACCACAAATGAAAGATCCAGAGGAATTATGGAAAAAATAATCATTCTCGTCTTTGGaagatatattgatttattttcCTTTTTGTCCACAACTTTTTCTTTAGGCAGACATAGTATTGCGAGGATACGCTGGTTGGAATTCGAGGAACGCCCTTCAAGTGTTGAATCAGATTTTCCCGCAGGTATCTTTAATTCAGATATCCACTGCACAGAAGTATGAACCTTTGAATCTTCATGCCATACTTATATTAAAAATCCAGGATGCAGCTGTTCAGCCTTCTCTGGTTATAGTATATTATGGTGGTAACGATGCAATTCATCCGCACCCGAGTGGATTAGGCCCTCATGTTCCTCTTCTCGAATACGTTGAAAACATGAAGAAAATCGCCATTCATATCAAGGTACATCGTATTCTAGGTGATCTCTAAAAATCATTACTACAATTGCCTACTCCTTCCCTGTTCTTTTCTTTGATCTTGGTTGACAATTACTATGCCTTGTCAAAATGTGTACGTGCTTCAAGATTCTGACAAGGAGTAATATCTTCTTGCAATTTTTGTCCAATTTACAGAGTCTTTGTAAGGATACGAGGATCGTTTTTCTTACTTCTCCCCCTGTGGATGAGGCAATGATCTACGATTATTACGGGTGAT from Primulina eburnea isolate SZY01 chromosome 17, ASM2296580v1, whole genome shotgun sequence carries:
- the LOC140818650 gene encoding GDSL esterase/lipase CPRD49-like — protein: MVGPSRPQIVLFGSSIVQMSFHVGGWGAILADLYSRKADIVLRGYAGWNSRNALQVLNQIFPQDAAVQPSLVIVYYGGNDAIHPHPSGLGPHVPLLEYVENMKKIAIHIKSLCKDTRIVFLTSPPVDEAMIYDYYGDTFVSQARSNETCRAYAEALLELGKHMDIKVINLWTAFQNRDDWGKTYLLDGIHLSSEGSQIAVKEILKVLHEAEWEPSLYWKSMPNEFSEYMVDPRAKTTKDCVVLNEIYGSMIGSDEWK